A single genomic interval of Nitratidesulfovibrio sp. SRB-5 harbors:
- a CDS encoding type III secretion protein yields the protein MSRNVGIFDGSLGIQTVLDVDAGRDPMPKARPLAASVLREAGLEELYAPRNARQIVEQALCPPVGDGEMLRPDVFGANLSACLDALSMERDPAVRDFVRNDLAPLLENAELLRAYAGLMVGG from the coding sequence ATGAGCCGCAATGTAGGCATTTTCGACGGGTCGTTGGGCATCCAGACCGTGCTGGACGTGGACGCCGGGCGCGACCCCATGCCCAAGGCCCGCCCCCTGGCGGCCAGCGTGCTGCGCGAGGCGGGGCTGGAGGAACTGTACGCCCCCCGCAACGCCCGGCAGATAGTGGAACAGGCGCTGTGCCCGCCCGTGGGTGACGGCGAGATGCTGCGCCCCGACGTGTTCGGGGCCAACCTGAGCGCCTGCCTCGACGCGCTGTCCATGGAACGCGACCCCGCCGTGCGCGACTTCGTGCGCAACGACCTTGCCCCCCTGCTGGAAAACGCCGAACTGCTCCGGGCCTATGCCGGACTGATGGTGGGGGGCTAG
- a CDS encoding SycD/LcrH family type III secretion system chaperone, translating to MRPNSEAGAEPQFSEEQLKTMVEGFFQGASVGAVCNVQQEQLEAGYALAYNLYTAGSYADAETMFRALCLYDHNDERYWMGLAGCRQALGQHAAAIDAYGMAGMASALSDPTPFVHAGLCYMKLGDKENARATFAGVEVMGDPANEAHAVMHRKAKAMLDLLAGEDA from the coding sequence ATGCGTCCCAACAGCGAAGCCGGCGCCGAGCCGCAGTTCAGCGAAGAGCAGTTGAAGACCATGGTGGAGGGCTTCTTTCAGGGGGCCTCCGTGGGTGCAGTGTGCAACGTGCAGCAGGAACAGCTGGAGGCGGGCTACGCGCTGGCCTACAACCTGTACACGGCGGGCAGCTATGCCGACGCGGAAACCATGTTCCGCGCGCTGTGCCTCTACGACCACAACGACGAACGCTACTGGATGGGCCTTGCCGGGTGCCGCCAGGCCCTTGGCCAGCATGCCGCGGCCATCGACGCCTACGGCATGGCGGGCATGGCCAGCGCCCTTTCGGACCCCACGCCCTTCGTGCACGCCGGGCTGTGCTACATGAAGCTGGGCGACAAGGAGAACGCCAGGGCGACCTTTGCGGGGGTGGAAGTGATGGGCGACCCCGCCAACGAGGCCCATGCCGTCATGCACCGCAAGGCCAAGGCCATGCTCGACCTGCTGGCCGGGGAGGACGCATGA
- a CDS encoding tetratricopeptide repeat protein, translating into MPIAPECRNTLHVLGYLFLRMGRNDSARRTFAALAAVLPPDAPRAEASRVRRCLAAVAVAEGDGGAALEHLHAAMDGVTLSSADAALHLLRAQALWQQGRQDEARTAMDTYRHMAGVQA; encoded by the coding sequence GTGCCCATCGCCCCGGAGTGCCGCAACACCCTGCACGTGCTTGGCTATCTCTTTCTGCGCATGGGCCGCAACGACAGCGCCCGCCGCACCTTTGCGGCGCTGGCCGCCGTGCTGCCGCCCGACGCGCCCCGCGCCGAGGCAAGCCGGGTGCGCCGCTGCCTGGCCGCCGTGGCCGTGGCCGAAGGCGACGGCGGTGCCGCGCTCGAACACCTGCACGCGGCCATGGACGGGGTGACCCTGTCCTCTGCCGATGCGGCCCTGCACCTGCTGCGCGCCCAGGCGCTGTGGCAGCAGGGGCGGCAGGACGAGGCGCGCACCGCCATGGACACGTACCGGCACATGGCGGGGGTGCAGGCATGA
- a CDS encoding type III secretion system protein yields MSALTIGGLGAAGGVSGVSGDDLTTRRTTANGTLPPAGDGAGGAAVGDLPVLAAPAGALALETLMAAIGNAERRQACQAGVDQIKGKAAEQAKVNQDRLEQIAKQLDEMRSKSVLNGFLKAFKIIGIIVGAIAAIATTAVGVATGNPLLIAAGVMAAAMTVDAIMSEASGGKISFMAGMTELGKACGMDDETAKWFGFAMQMVVTAASVALSLGAGFANAGASAATMSSKAAETALNVASRAQQIAQFTSAGVAVGTGAGTIAGAVIDYRIASSQADAKELDAILERIRQAIDMEHDFLESEMQRAEDLMGKVGDIVKENAEAQTVILGGAPALA; encoded by the coding sequence ATGAGCGCCCTGACCATCGGCGGCCTTGGGGCCGCTGGCGGTGTGTCGGGCGTATCCGGCGATGACCTGACCACGCGGCGCACCACTGCCAACGGCACCCTGCCCCCTGCCGGTGACGGCGCGGGGGGAGCCGCCGTGGGCGACCTGCCGGTGCTTGCCGCCCCCGCCGGTGCCCTGGCCCTTGAAACGCTCATGGCCGCCATCGGCAACGCCGAGCGCCGTCAGGCCTGCCAGGCCGGGGTGGACCAGATCAAGGGCAAGGCGGCCGAACAGGCCAAGGTCAACCAGGACAGGCTGGAGCAGATCGCCAAGCAGCTGGATGAGATGCGCTCCAAGTCCGTGCTCAACGGCTTTCTGAAGGCGTTCAAGATCATCGGCATCATCGTCGGGGCCATTGCCGCCATCGCCACCACGGCAGTGGGCGTGGCCACCGGCAACCCGCTGCTGATCGCGGCGGGGGTGATGGCCGCCGCCATGACCGTTGACGCCATCATGAGCGAGGCCTCCGGCGGCAAGATAAGTTTCATGGCGGGCATGACCGAGCTGGGCAAGGCCTGCGGCATGGATGACGAGACGGCCAAGTGGTTCGGCTTCGCCATGCAGATGGTGGTGACGGCCGCCTCCGTGGCGCTCAGCCTGGGCGCTGGCTTCGCCAACGCCGGGGCCTCTGCCGCGACCATGTCGTCCAAGGCGGCGGAAACCGCCCTCAACGTGGCCTCGCGCGCCCAGCAGATTGCCCAGTTCACCAGCGCCGGGGTGGCGGTGGGGACGGGCGCGGGCACCATCGCAGGGGCGGTCATCGACTACAGGATCGCCTCGTCGCAGGCCGACGCCAAGGAACTGGACGCCATTCTCGAACGCATCCGCCAGGCCATCGACATGGAACACGATTTCCTGGAGTCCGAAATGCAGCGGGCAGAGGACCTGATGGGCAAGGTGGGCGACATCGTGAAGGAAAACGCCGAGGCGCAGACGGTCATCCTGGGCGGTGCGCCCGCCCTGGCATAG
- the sctT gene encoding type III secretion system export apparatus subunit SctT, producing the protein MAPHVPALPIQALFDQLGLFDHLLAVVAGMPRLFMVAQVAPFLAGSVVTGQLRMVLVFACYLPVHPVILGQLPKGSVFDLTLLGHYGALVLKESLMGLVLGLLAGIAFWTVQSAGFLIDNQRGASMAEESDPMSGEQTTPTGAFLLQTMMYLFYTSGAFLAFLGLLYASYEIWPVPSLAPLAWSIEVPLLFAGRVAWLMSHMVLLAGPLVVACLLADISLGLVNRFASQLNVYVLAMPVKSAVASLLLVLYFGALAAKTPDLFAEVAADLQRLQGLLP; encoded by the coding sequence ATGGCCCCCCACGTACCGGCATTGCCCATCCAGGCCCTGTTCGACCAGCTGGGCCTGTTCGACCACCTGCTGGCCGTGGTGGCGGGCATGCCCAGACTGTTCATGGTCGCCCAGGTGGCGCCGTTTCTGGCGGGCAGCGTGGTGACCGGGCAGTTGCGCATGGTGCTGGTGTTCGCCTGCTACCTGCCGGTGCACCCCGTGATACTGGGGCAGTTGCCCAAGGGCAGCGTGTTCGACCTGACCCTGCTTGGCCACTACGGGGCGCTGGTGCTGAAGGAATCGCTGATGGGGCTGGTGCTGGGGCTGCTGGCGGGCATCGCCTTCTGGACGGTGCAGAGCGCGGGCTTTCTCATCGACAACCAGCGCGGGGCCTCCATGGCGGAGGAATCCGACCCCATGTCGGGCGAACAGACCACGCCCACCGGGGCCTTCCTGCTGCAAACGATGATGTACCTGTTCTACACCAGCGGGGCCTTCCTGGCCTTTCTGGGCCTGCTGTACGCCTCGTACGAGATCTGGCCCGTGCCCTCGCTGGCGCCGCTGGCATGGAGCATCGAGGTGCCCCTGCTGTTCGCCGGGCGGGTGGCGTGGCTGATGTCGCACATGGTGCTGCTGGCCGGGCCCCTCGTGGTGGCCTGCCTGCTGGCCGACATTTCGCTGGGCCTCGTCAACCGCTTTGCCTCGCAGCTCAACGTGTACGTGCTGGCCATGCCGGTGAAGAGCGCGGTGGCCAGCCTGCTGCTGGTGCTGTACTTCGGCGCGCTGGCGGCCAAGACGCCGGACCTGTTCGCCGAAGTCGCCGCCGACCTGCAACGCCTGCAAGGCTTGCTGCCTTAG
- the sctW gene encoding type III secretion system gatekeeper subunit SctW has product MSFDFRVNTQAASTTVGGARGDRQTADAATGSLLGRTATVAESPMSLLADAAEELTFGADTTDDFELSERKERQSTEDALAERVQLYKELMHQAGKGEALDRMKDGLRAKQGKEDALREALSHFPDPSDAWAALSDALREFEGDPGVAPGTIDGIRAAIAELEATQGPAIRAGVQGALASAGFDALGGSDELRDLYRDTVCGFSSVEQVFAHLTERYGEASFDTAVDFLYRALGNDLASDAPSMESTHLESVNTSLGQLRLLHSAHALCADVMSRWERVHGVSDCPLTSRALLEQMVTLRSENFLGAMHIERIAAQAKAPDIEHEVLFLQEMLRMARSVPPQLFNGVQGRMKLLDAVQEAVDKAIEREDAWLAAQDGGQ; this is encoded by the coding sequence ATGAGCTTCGATTTTCGTGTCAACACCCAGGCCGCTTCCACCACCGTGGGCGGCGCGCGGGGTGACAGGCAGACGGCGGACGCGGCCACCGGTTCGCTGCTCGGCCGTACCGCCACGGTTGCCGAATCGCCCATGTCGCTGCTGGCCGACGCCGCCGAGGAACTGACCTTTGGCGCGGACACCACCGACGACTTCGAACTGTCCGAGCGCAAGGAACGCCAGAGCACCGAAGACGCCCTGGCCGAGCGCGTGCAACTGTACAAGGAACTGATGCACCAGGCGGGCAAGGGCGAGGCCCTCGACCGCATGAAGGACGGCCTGCGCGCCAAGCAGGGCAAGGAAGACGCCCTGCGCGAAGCCCTTTCGCACTTTCCGGACCCCAGCGACGCATGGGCCGCGCTGTCCGATGCCCTGCGCGAATTCGAAGGCGACCCGGGCGTGGCCCCCGGCACCATTGACGGCATCCGTGCCGCCATCGCAGAACTGGAAGCCACGCAGGGCCCGGCCATCCGGGCCGGGGTGCAGGGGGCGCTGGCCTCTGCCGGGTTCGACGCGCTTGGCGGCAGCGACGAGTTGCGCGACCTGTACCGCGACACCGTGTGCGGCTTTTCCTCGGTCGAGCAGGTGTTCGCGCACCTCACCGAACGCTACGGCGAAGCCAGCTTCGACACCGCCGTGGACTTCCTGTACCGGGCGCTCGGCAACGACCTTGCCTCCGATGCGCCCAGCATGGAAAGCACCCACCTCGAAAGCGTCAACACCAGCCTTGGCCAGTTGCGCCTGCTGCACAGCGCCCACGCCCTGTGCGCGGACGTGATGTCCCGCTGGGAACGGGTGCACGGCGTGTCCGACTGCCCGCTCACCTCGCGGGCGCTGCTGGAGCAGATGGTGACCCTGCGGTCGGAAAATTTTCTGGGGGCCATGCATATCGAGCGCATCGCCGCGCAGGCCAAGGCGCCGGACATCGAACACGAGGTGCTGTTCCTGCAAGAGATGCTGCGCATGGCCCGCTCGGTGCCGCCGCAGTTGTTCAACGGCGTGCAGGGGCGCATGAAGCTGCTCGACGCCGTGCAGGAGGCCGTGGACAAGGCCATAGAACGAGAAGACGCCTGGCTGGCGGCACAGGACGGGGGACAATGA
- the sycN gene encoding type III secretion chaperone SycN: MMLQEAIASFGQRMGMSGLQLPGADPARPDAPRLIALDVDGMGRLHLEATDGELLIYLSRPFPAHDADMPRRMLALCHYRHARPLPLQAGVHAGQAILLTRLPERLATAAAMETATDLLARIMDEATGRNGGA, from the coding sequence ATGATGTTGCAAGAGGCCATCGCATCATTCGGACAGCGCATGGGCATGTCCGGGCTGCAACTGCCCGGGGCCGACCCCGCGCGGCCCGACGCGCCGCGCCTGATCGCCCTGGACGTGGACGGCATGGGCCGCCTGCACCTGGAGGCCACCGACGGCGAACTGCTGATCTATCTTTCGCGCCCCTTTCCCGCGCACGACGCGGACATGCCCCGGCGCATGCTGGCCCTGTGCCACTACCGGCACGCCCGTCCCCTGCCCTTGCAGGCGGGAGTGCACGCGGGGCAGGCCATTCTTCTCACGCGCCTGCCGGAGCGGCTGGCCACCGCCGCCGCCATGGAGACGGCGACGGACCTTCTGGCGCGCATCATGGATGAAGCAACCGGCAGGAATGGTGGCGCATGA
- the sctV gene encoding type III secretion system export apparatus subunit SctV, with product MTMLARANTAVNAVTRHNDLAIVALLVVVVALMILPLPTPLVDTLIGANMALSFVMLMMSMYVRSVLDFSVFPTMLLFTTLFRVGLNITTTRLILLQADAGEIIFVFGEYALGGNFVVGAVVFVILTIVQFLVIAKGAERVAEVGARFTLDAMPGKQMSIDADMRAGVIDMEEAQRRRSMVSQESQMYGAMDGAMKFVKGDSIAGMIVAVVNIVGGTVIGITQHGMTGADALHTYGILTIGDGLVSQIPSLLVSISAGILITRTGDSGGNVGAQIGGQIFGQPKALLMAGGLVFLFALVPGFPKPQLFGLALAIGGFGYVLQRMAEAPVAADPRAELSRSLAPAARPRTPRPGTGQPGDDFAPTVPIILDLSAELGEALHYDALNEELINLRRALYFDLGVPFPGINIRPSPGLEGLSYVLNLNEIPMSRGTLERGMSLARDTSENLAMLGVAAKTGERFLPDVDPLWVPDEQLHLLDKAGIGHMSHARILAYHLSLVLSRHASNFLGMQEAKYLLDRMEERAPDLVREATRLLPVQRIAEIFQRLVQEQISIRDLRNILEALIEWSPKEKDTVMLTEYVRGALKRQISYMHSRGQNMLPAILLDPQVEETIRKAIRQTSAGAFLALEPSVTERFMKAVGDAAGRYASHAQKPVIMTSMDIRRYVRRLIEGDHYGLAVISYQELTPEISVQPVNRIRL from the coding sequence ATGACCATGCTTGCCCGCGCCAACACCGCCGTGAATGCCGTTACCCGGCACAACGACCTGGCCATCGTCGCCCTGCTGGTGGTGGTGGTCGCGCTGATGATCCTGCCGCTGCCCACCCCGCTGGTGGACACGCTGATCGGCGCCAACATGGCCCTTTCGTTCGTCATGCTGATGATGTCCATGTACGTGCGCAGCGTGCTGGACTTTTCGGTGTTTCCCACCATGCTGCTGTTCACCACGCTGTTCCGCGTGGGGCTGAACATCACCACCACCCGGCTCATCCTGCTGCAGGCCGACGCGGGCGAAATCATCTTCGTGTTCGGCGAATACGCGCTTGGCGGCAACTTCGTGGTGGGCGCGGTGGTCTTCGTCATCCTGACCATCGTGCAGTTCCTGGTCATCGCCAAGGGCGCCGAACGCGTGGCCGAAGTGGGCGCGCGCTTCACCCTGGACGCCATGCCCGGCAAGCAGATGTCCATCGACGCGGACATGCGCGCGGGCGTCATCGACATGGAGGAAGCCCAGCGCCGCCGCAGCATGGTGTCGCAGGAAAGCCAGATGTACGGCGCCATGGACGGCGCCATGAAGTTCGTCAAGGGCGACAGCATCGCCGGCATGATCGTGGCCGTGGTCAACATCGTGGGCGGCACGGTCATCGGCATCACCCAGCACGGCATGACCGGGGCCGACGCCCTGCACACCTACGGCATCCTGACCATCGGCGACGGCCTGGTCTCGCAGATACCCTCGCTGCTGGTGTCCATTTCGGCGGGCATCCTGATTACCCGCACGGGCGATTCGGGCGGCAACGTGGGCGCGCAGATCGGCGGGCAGATATTCGGCCAGCCAAAGGCGCTGCTGATGGCGGGCGGGCTGGTGTTCCTGTTCGCGCTGGTGCCGGGCTTTCCCAAGCCGCAGCTGTTCGGGCTGGCCCTTGCCATCGGCGGGTTCGGCTACGTGCTGCAACGCATGGCCGAGGCCCCCGTGGCCGCCGACCCCAGGGCGGAACTGAGCCGCTCGCTGGCCCCGGCCGCGCGGCCACGCACGCCGCGCCCCGGCACGGGGCAGCCCGGCGACGATTTCGCCCCCACCGTGCCCATCATCCTGGACCTTTCGGCGGAACTGGGCGAGGCCCTGCACTACGATGCCCTGAACGAGGAACTGATCAACCTGCGCCGGGCGTTGTACTTCGACCTCGGCGTGCCGTTCCCGGGCATCAACATCCGGCCCAGTCCCGGCCTGGAAGGGCTTTCCTACGTCCTGAACCTGAACGAGATTCCCATGTCGCGCGGCACGCTGGAACGGGGCATGTCCCTGGCCCGCGACACCAGCGAAAACCTGGCCATGCTGGGCGTTGCCGCAAAGACGGGCGAACGCTTCCTGCCCGACGTGGACCCCCTGTGGGTGCCCGACGAGCAGCTGCACCTGCTGGACAAGGCGGGCATAGGACACATGAGCCACGCGCGCATCCTGGCCTACCACCTGTCGCTGGTGCTTTCGCGCCACGCCAGCAACTTCCTGGGCATGCAGGAGGCCAAGTACCTGCTCGACCGCATGGAAGAACGCGCGCCCGACCTGGTGCGCGAGGCAACGCGCCTGCTGCCGGTGCAACGCATCGCGGAAATCTTCCAGCGCCTGGTGCAGGAACAGATTTCCATCCGCGACCTGCGCAACATCCTGGAAGCGCTCATCGAATGGAGCCCCAAGGAAAAGGACACGGTCATGCTGACCGAGTACGTGCGCGGCGCGTTGAAGCGGCAGATCAGCTACATGCATTCGCGCGGGCAGAACATGCTGCCCGCCATCCTGCTGGACCCGCAGGTGGAGGAAACCATCCGCAAGGCCATCCGCCAGACCTCGGCGGGGGCGTTCCTGGCGCTGGAGCCTTCGGTGACCGAGCGGTTCATGAAGGCCGTGGGCGATGCCGCCGGGCGCTACGCAAGCCACGCCCAGAAGCCGGTGATCATGACCTCCATGGACATCCGGCGCTACGTGCGCAGGCTGATAGAGGGCGACCACTACGGGCTGGCGGTGATCTCGTACCAGGAACTGACGCCCGAAATATCGGTGCAGCCGGTCAACCGCATCCGGCTGTAG
- the sctS gene encoding type III secretion system export apparatus subunit SctS, whose protein sequence is MESMAMTYAVKALYLVLMLSMPPIVVASVIGILISLVQAITQLQEQTLTFGVKLIAVVLTLFLMGGWFGAELLRFADEIFVRFYLL, encoded by the coding sequence GTGGAATCCATGGCCATGACCTACGCGGTGAAGGCGCTGTACCTGGTGCTGATGCTGTCCATGCCGCCCATCGTCGTGGCCTCGGTCATCGGCATCCTGATCAGCCTCGTGCAGGCCATCACCCAGTTGCAGGAACAGACGCTGACCTTCGGGGTCAAGCTCATCGCCGTGGTGCTCACGCTGTTCCTGATGGGCGGGTGGTTCGGCGCGGAACTGCTGCGCTTCGCGGACGAGATCTTCGTGCGCTTCTACCTGCTGTAG